A region from the Corylus avellana chromosome ca7, CavTom2PMs-1.0 genome encodes:
- the LOC132186356 gene encoding glycine-rich RNA-binding protein RZ1C-like isoform X1, producing the protein MTGKEENRIFVGGLSWNVTERQLHHAFDRFGKIVECQIMMERDTGRPRGFGFITYADRRGMEDAIREMHGREFGDRVISVNKAQPKMGGEDVDHGYRGGGYSSGGRGSYGGGDRSAGQDDCFKCGRPGHWARDCPLAAGDRGGGGGSFSSRSRFGGGGGRGDRYIDDRYDGGRYGDRDRFDSREDKYGSRDHRHVGDRYPVGGDRFGSDRYGGSDRYPQNGYGKDKGYDRDGGSRGGSDRYGSGGGPARNEGRSYRNRPAPYERPDRAARPSSFDRY; encoded by the exons ATGACTGGGAAGGAAGAGAACCGTATATTTGTTGGAGGTTTGTCGTGGAACGTCACGGAGCGACAGCTTCACCATGCTTTCGACCGATTCGGCAAAATTGTCGAATGCCAG ATCATGATGGAAAGAGATACAGGCCGTCCACGTGGATTTGGGTTCATTACATATGCAGATCGTCGGGGAATGGAAGATGCAATCCGGGAGATGCATGGACGGGAGTTTGGGGATCGGGTAATCTCAGTGAACAAGGCCCAACCAAAAATGGGAGGAGAAGATGTAGACCATGGTTATAGGGGAGGAGGCTATTCATCTGGTGGAAGGGGAAGCTATGGAGGAGGAGATAGGTCTGCTGGGCAAGATGACTGTTTCAAGTGTGGGCGCCCAGGGCATTGGGCCCGGGACTGCCCTTTAGCGGCTGGTGACCGTGGTGGGGGTGGAGGCTCATTTTCTTCACGTTCTAGGTTTGGAGGGGGTGGTGGCCGTGGGGATCGCTACATAGATGATCGTTACGATGGAGGTCGCTATGGAGATAGAGATCGTTTTGACAGCAGAGAGGACAAATATGGGAGCCGTGATCATCGCCATGTTGGTGACAG GTACCCTGTTGGTGGGGATCGTTTTGGAAGCGATAGGTATGGAGGCTCAGATCGTTACCCTCAGAATGGTTATGGCAAAGACAAAGGGTATGATAGAGATGGTGGCTCACGTGGGGGCAGTGATAGGTATGGAAGTGGAGGAGGACCAGCTCGGAATGAGGGAAGAAGTTACAGGAACAGGCCGGCTCCTTATGAGCGCCCCGACAGGGCTGCGCGCCCATCGTCCTTTGACCGCTACTAG
- the LOC132186356 gene encoding glycine-rich RNA-binding protein RZ1C-like isoform X2, giving the protein MMERDTGRPRGFGFITYADRRGMEDAIREMHGREFGDRVISVNKAQPKMGGEDVDHGYRGGGYSSGGRGSYGGGDRSAGQDDCFKCGRPGHWARDCPLAAGDRGGGGGSFSSRSRFGGGGGRGDRYIDDRYDGGRYGDRDRFDSREDKYGSRDHRHVGDRYPVGGDRFGSDRYGGSDRYPQNGYGKDKGYDRDGGSRGGSDRYGSGGGPARNEGRSYRNRPAPYERPDRAARPSSFDRY; this is encoded by the exons ATGATGGAAAGAGATACAGGCCGTCCACGTGGATTTGGGTTCATTACATATGCAGATCGTCGGGGAATGGAAGATGCAATCCGGGAGATGCATGGACGGGAGTTTGGGGATCGGGTAATCTCAGTGAACAAGGCCCAACCAAAAATGGGAGGAGAAGATGTAGACCATGGTTATAGGGGAGGAGGCTATTCATCTGGTGGAAGGGGAAGCTATGGAGGAGGAGATAGGTCTGCTGGGCAAGATGACTGTTTCAAGTGTGGGCGCCCAGGGCATTGGGCCCGGGACTGCCCTTTAGCGGCTGGTGACCGTGGTGGGGGTGGAGGCTCATTTTCTTCACGTTCTAGGTTTGGAGGGGGTGGTGGCCGTGGGGATCGCTACATAGATGATCGTTACGATGGAGGTCGCTATGGAGATAGAGATCGTTTTGACAGCAGAGAGGACAAATATGGGAGCCGTGATCATCGCCATGTTGGTGACAG GTACCCTGTTGGTGGGGATCGTTTTGGAAGCGATAGGTATGGAGGCTCAGATCGTTACCCTCAGAATGGTTATGGCAAAGACAAAGGGTATGATAGAGATGGTGGCTCACGTGGGGGCAGTGATAGGTATGGAAGTGGAGGAGGACCAGCTCGGAATGAGGGAAGAAGTTACAGGAACAGGCCGGCTCCTTATGAGCGCCCCGACAGGGCTGCGCGCCCATCGTCCTTTGACCGCTACTAG
- the LOC132187743 gene encoding protein SEEDLING PLASTID DEVELOPMENT 1 translates to MRALNSHLVLIDLHSSWHSANQVPASTLAYLKNSNFISTVSSSFRRTRRARTGIASSSKSAAPEIRRPSDRFVSGNGSLPLSSPNSASTSRSEVASELELFLELLPARMRGELCGHEEIGNLIEIVMDLGRKPLARFPSGDWIISEQPVEHEDLRHAMSKVGEFSDDNRSGIDNSLHRISAIRNRKMQIIGLTCRVGRAVSGSAEIIRDLVEGGGSILVIGPPGVGKTTLIRGIARMLADDHMKRVVIVDTSNEIGGDGDVPHAGIGRARRMQVPNVHMQHNVMIEAVENHMPESIIIDEIGTELEALAASTIAQRGVQLVGTAHGMTIDNIIKNPSLQLLVGGIESVTLGDEEARKRKVQKTILERKGPSTFTCAVELISKTECRVHHSLEAAVDAILAGKSPLFEVRCMDVDDRDSLKSTLIPEKSHIEKSYMTDGKSISPDVVSDEEDLVHPPSWSQKQSTSRSAKKRSSADGKSISPDVVSDEEDLVHPPSWSQKQSTSRSAKKRSSAVCVYTYKILEADLLQVAMVMGLDNEIDVTDDIGTADAILASSSEMKQNPWIRSVAKFHQLPVFVIKSNTMAQMVKAVRMILEMESFGPVSKPSLRNSFDIEIEDDAPKRKPSLEEIDALEEVRLAIEYIVIPGGEPVELLPRRSEIIARQLELVESYQLAAENSGTELNPRLQILPQRLSKKNFSKSPKSSSSFRKDTDSSSLTGSSGGTSVARLPLLPE, encoded by the exons ATGAGAGCTTTGAATTCACATCTAGTTCTGATTGACCTGCACAGCTCATGGCACTCGGCCAACCAAGTCCCGGCGTCAACCCTCGCGTACCTTAAGAACTCCAACTTCATTTCCACTGTCTCTTCTTCGTTTCGTCGAACACGTCGCGCCCGTACTGGAATCGCGTCGTCGTCGAAATCGGCGGCCCCGGAAATCCGGAGGCCGTCCGATCGTTTCGTTTCGGGAAATGGGTCGCTGCCGCTGAGCTCTCCGAATTCGGCCTCGACGTCGCGTTCGGAGGTCGCTTCGGAGCTCGAGCTGTTCCTTGAGTTGCTGCCTGCGAGGATGAGAGGGGAGCTGTGTGGGCACGAGGAGATCGGGAATCTGATCGAGATTGTTATGGACTTGGGAAGGAAGCCTCTTGCGAGGTTTCCCTCGGGTGATTGGATAATCTCGGAGCAGCCCGTGGAGCATGAAGATCTACGGCACGCGATGTCCAAG GTTGGTGAGTTTTCGGACGACAACCGTTCAGGTATTGATAACTCTTTGCATCGTATAAGTGCCATTCGGAATCGCAAAATGCAAATCATTGGCCTCACTTGCCGGGTCGGTCGAGCCGTATCTGGAAGTGCGGAGATTATACGAGACTTGGTTGAGGGGGGAGGTTCCATCTTAGTAATAGGACCTCCTGGGGTTGGCAAGACAACGTTAATAAG AGGAATTGCTAGAATGTTGGCAGATGATCACATGAAGCGTGTTGTCATTGTTGACACATCTAATGAGATTGGAGGTGACGGAGATGTCCCTCATGCGGGAATAGGTCGTGCAAGAAGGATGCAAGTTCCTAACGTTCATATGCAGCATAAT GTTATGATTGAGGCAGTTGAAAATCATATGCCTGAATCCATTATAATTGATGAAATTGGAACTGAGCTTGAAGCACTGGCAGCCAGTACTATTGCTCAAAGAGGAGTTCAACTAGTTGGAACAGCACATGGAATGACAATAGACAACATAATAAAGAATCCATCTCTGCAGCTCCTTGTCGGTGGCATAGAG AGTGTAACTCTCGGAGATGAAGAAGCAAGGAAAAGGAAAGTGCAGAAGACAATTCTTGAAAGGAAAGGGCCTTCCACATTTACATGTGCTGTTGAGTTGATATCTAAAACTGAGTGTCGTGTACATCACAGTTTAGAGGCTGCAGTAGATGCAATATTAGCAG GAAAATCTCCTCTGTTTGAAGTCCGTTGCATGGATGTTGATGATCGTGATTCTTTGAAGTCTACTCTGATACCTGAAAAGAGCCATATAGAAAAATCTTATATGACTGATGGTAAAAGTATAAGTCCTGATGTAGTGTCTGATGAGGAAGATTTAGTTCATCCTCCCAGTTGGTCTCAAAAACAGAGCACTAGTAGATCTGCAAAGAAGAGGAGCTCAGCAGATGGTAAAAGTATAAGTCCTGATGTAGTGTCTGATGAGGAAGATTTGGTTCATCCTCCCAGTTGGTCTCAAAAACAGAGCACCAGTAGATCTGCAAAGAAGAGGAGCTCAGCAGTGTGTGTCTATACTTACAAG ATCCTTGAAGCTGATCTACTACAAGTAGCAATGGTGATGGGGCTTGATAATGAAATAGATGTAACAGACGACATCGGAACAGCAGATGCAATTCTGGCATCCAGTTCTGAGATGAAGCAGAACCCATGGATCCGCAGTGTAGCAAAATTCCACCAGTTGCCTGTATTTGTTATTAAG TCAAATACCATGGCACAAATGGTCAAGGCAGTTCGCATGATTCTTGAAATGGAATCATTTGGTCCAGTATCAAAGCCGTCACTCAGAAATTCTTTTGACATTGAAATTGAAGATGATGctccaaaaagaaaaccatCGCTAGAAGAGATTGATGCCTTGGAG GAGGTCCGACTTGCAATTGAATATATTGTGATTCCTGGCGGAGAGCCAGTGGAGCTCCTCCCTAGACGCTCTGAAATAATTGCCCGGCAGCTTGAACTTGTGGAAAGCTACCAGTTGGCTGCTGAGAACTCAGGTACTGAGCTGAATCCCAGGCTGCAGATTCTCCCCCAAAGGTTAAGCAAGAAAAACTTTTCTAAATCCCCTAAATCGAGTTCTAGTTTTCGTAAAGACACGGATTCTTCATCACTAACTGGCAGTTCTGGGGGTACGAGTGTTGCTAGGCTGCCTCTTTTACCCGAATAA
- the LOC132187196 gene encoding glycine-rich RNA-binding protein RZ1C-like: MAGKEANRIFVGGLSWNVTERQLHDAFGRFGKIVECQIVMERDTGRPRGFGFITFANRRGMEDAILVMHGQEFGDRVISVNKANKAQQKMVGEDLEHGYWGGGYSSGGRGRPGGGDWSTAQVDCYNCGYAGHRARDCPLAGGEDLDHGYRGGGYSSGRKGSYGGGDKSTGKDGCFKCGRLGHWARDCPLTGGDDLEHGYRGGGYLSGGRGSYGGGDRSAGKDGCFKCGRPGHWARDCFLAGGDRGGGGGLFSSHSRFRGGGGRGDRYIDDHDDGGHDGDRDHFDNIEDNYGSRDHLHVGDRQEDLLGDFNLQEKEMLRLMQEGMRIKQEKLRLEQVKEEERIMLTDTSGMSQMQQKYYQRRKKEILQGRSRNS, from the exons ATGGCTGGGAAGGAAGCGAACCGGATATTTGTTGGAGGATTGTCGTGGAACGTCACGGAGCGACAGCTCCACGATGCTTTCGGCCGATTCGGCAAAATTGTCGAATGTCAG ATCGTGATGGAAAGAGATACAGGCCGTCCACGTGGATTTGGGTTCATTACATTTGCAAATCGTCGAGGAATGGAAGATGCAATCCTGGTGATGCATGGACAGGAATTTGGTGATCGGGTCATCTCAGTGAACAAGGCGAACAAGGCCCAACAAAAAATGGTAGGAGAAGATTTAGAGCATGGATATTGGGGAGGAGGCTACTCATCTGGTGGAAGGGGAAGACCTGGAGGAGGAGATTGGTCTACTGCACAAGTTGACTGTTACAATTGTGGGTATGCAGGGCATCGGGCCCGAGACTGCCCCTTAGCAGGTGGAGAAGATTTAGATCATGGCTATAGGGGTGGAGGCTACTCGTCTGGTAGAAAGGGAAGCTATGGGGGAGGAGATAAGTCTACTGGGAAAGATGGCTGTTTCAAGTGTGGGCGCCTAGGGCATTGGGCTCGGGACTGCCCCTTAACAGGTGGAGATGATTTAGAGCATGGCTATAGGGGAGGAGGCTACTTGTCTGGCGGAAGGGGAAGCTATGGGGGAGGAGACAGATCTGCTGGGAAAGATGGTTGTTTCAAGTGTGGGCGCCCAGGGCATTGGGCCCGGGACTGCTTCTTAGCAGGTGGTGATCGAGGTGGGGGTGGAGGTTTATTTTCTTCACATTCTAGGTTTAGAGGGGGTGGTGGCCGCGGGGATCGCTACATAGATGATCATGATGATGGTGGTCACGATGGAGATAGGGATCATTTTGACAACATAGAGGACAACTACGGGAGTCGTGATCATCTCCATGTTGGTGACAG GCAAGAGGATCTGTTGGGTGATTTCAACCTTCAAGAGAAAGAGATGCTTCGCCTTATGCAAGAAGGAATGCGCATTAAGCAAGAAAAGCTTCGATTGGAACAAgtgaaagaggaagaaagaattaTGCTGACAGATACAAGTGGCATGTCtcaaatgcaacaaaaatatTATCAGCGACGCAAAAAGGAAATCCTTCAAGGTCGAAGTAGGAATTCCTAG